From the Helianthus annuus cultivar XRQ/B chromosome 17, HanXRQr2.0-SUNRISE, whole genome shotgun sequence genome, the window aaagttatttatgcttttattattttaaattgaaATAAGTTGTTAATAATAAGCTGTTCAAAACCAGTTAGTTGTAAATagtatatttttaattatttgaaagtttacCAATAGAATAAATAATTTATTTCTAATTTTAAATAAACAACGCGAGACATCCCTTGTTTCCTGAATTATGTAAACCACAGTAATGAACCATCAAGATTGTCATATTTACATAAATCACCCCAAACTTCTATGAATTACAAGCTAAAAAAATACTACCATTTTAGACATTGTCCCATGTGGGCCTTTCTTAAAATGAAACGAATAACTTGCCCATGTAACTGATTCCAAATAAAGTAGTACCCTAAATAGGTGCGAATATATACACAcgcacacatacacatacacacacgtACACTCCCAATTCATGTGAAGTTGTGAACACCCAAAACAACTCTTGGTTGTAGCTTTAGTCGACAAATGATGCTTGTTATGACTCGTAAACTTTTGGTGTTGGTGTTATTATTCAAAAATATTGCATAGGTGTCGCTCGACTGTCAGCTTCAATATAAGGTTTCCATATCCCTTTATTCCGCAAGTAAAATTATATAAGATCAAATTCAAGTGATACTTGGAGCCATATTTAGGAATAGGGTTGGCAATAGATATTTTTATAAGACACGATTATCCCTGTTTACTGAAAAAGTACACTACTTGGTTTTTacctttttaaaaataaatagaaCAAGCAGACTACGATCCATCATTTCTTCTCTTTGGTACATAAAACATACAACTGTATTATAGACATGAGATATAAAATAGTTAAACAAGTTGTATTCATGTTTAATACTTGTGTTATTCGCATCGTCAGAGACCTGTTAAACCCGATAAGACATGATTTGTCAGCCCTATTTAAGACTGACACGTAAAAAGCCAATAAACATTTGGGATGCTTTATTTTCTATGATATTCAATGATTTATGTTTTAGGGTAGGTTCTAGTGCATAGTATAaacaaaagggtattttagtcatatatgtgtgtgtaacatatatatttttaaggTTAAAGATTTATTAAAATCCTAAATAGAACATTCGGAACTATAGTTTGATCCAACTGGATGAGACCAATGTGCAAAAAGGGTATAACAGTCATTTGTCAATGACACAAACTTCAGTGGAGTGTGTGACTTCAAGGTAGTAACTAGCAAAAGTAGGGGCTACCTATATTCTTTTCAATAGTTAGGGGGCAATTTTAGCAAAACATTAAAACTAATGGATGATCATGTAATTAACAAACAAACCTTGACTTACATTAATTGCACATGGCACATGTCATGTAACAACttcttagtttagtttaattCCATTGTTTGTTTTAGCTTTTTTAAAACCATTGTTTCCAAAGATTCTAATTTCTATATAACTTGAATAGTTCTCAAGGAATTTATATAGATAGATACATGGTATGTATGTGtatgtctatatatatatatatatatatatatatatatatatatatatatgtttgaagGCTTTAGCACTTTTGGCTTTTGAGTGTGGGGAATTCATTCTGTGGTTGCTTCTTTCTCTCTGTCTTTGTTGTACAAAAGAAAGAACCCATCCATAAATAAACAAAATTCCCAAAGAGGACAAATAAAAAAGAGAAATAAAGGagaaaacaaataaagaaaataGCTAGTGGGAGAAGTTGAATTTTTGGGAAAAAGAGCATAATCAAGGTTGTAGTGTAGTGGGCACTGGTGAAAGAAACTTGTGATCAACAGTTGATATGGATGGGAGGTATGGTGGTGTTAGTGGCGGTTCGGGTGGCGGTTGTTATGAGTTTGAGGGTGGTGGGGTGGTCATGACTAGAGATCCTAAACCAAGGCTTAGGTGGACTGCTGATCTTCATGATAGATTTGTTGATGCTGTTACTAAACTTGGTGGCCCTGACAgttagtcttttttttttttttttaatctgttTTTGATCATTGTtaatgtgtgtttgtgtttctttatgtttttttaaCCAAAAAGCTATAAACTTGATTATGTTGATGAGATTCTTGATCTTGATCAGAAGTTTACCAATGCCCGGAATCCAAGATTGTTCGAAACAATTGAAAGTTTTGATCTTGATGAGATTCTTGATCTTGATTGTTAATAAAACATATGAAAGTTTTGATCTTGATGAATCTTGATTTTTGAATTATTGgattacatgtttttttttttttttttttttttttttttttttttaagttgaaTGTTAAAGTGGCTTTTTGAATGCTAATCTAACTAGTAAAACATGTCAAAAGTGATCTAGAAATAACATGGTGTGTTGACTTTTGTGTTGACTTCTACTTgcaattttgatctgatttaaactGATATGAAATTTGTTTTTCCAGAAGCGACACCGAAATCGGTATTGAGATTAATGGGCTTGAAGGGGTTGACATTGTACCATTTGAAGAGCCATTTGCAGGTTAGAGTTTAAGTTTGACTTCACAAATTGAAATTTGACATGAATTCTATTTGTTAGGACTTAAAAATGATTCAAATCTGTCATTCTTTTACATAATGAAATGTAGTTTGTTAACTTTTCGACACAAACAACACCCGATTCTCGTCGATTTTGAAGTTTAAATGTCTTGTTTTTGATGTATACAGAAGTATAGACTCGGACAGCAGGCGAAGAAGCAAAACAACGGCGATCCCAACAACGAAAACAGCGGTGAGAATGAACCCTACAATATGCATTCAACATTTTTACcactttttttcaaaaacattttatgattatttaaataatttATTTAGGTGATTCTTATGAACCCTACAACATGCATTCGACGGGCACGAGCTCTAATTCGTTGAGAACCAACCATGAACCCGCAGGGTACGCATCAACCTCATTTGTCGCGTTACATAATACACGATCTTAATAGTATCTCAACGCAaatacggttttttttttttttttttttttttttttgcatacagAGAGATCCCTATTGCAGATGCATTACTATGCCAGATTGAAACACAAAAGAGGTTACAAGAACAGTTCGAGGTATGTAACGCTTACTCTCTTTGTCCCATCTCGTTagagggtattttagtcatttcacgATGTGTGTGTATAGGTACAAAAGAAACTCCAAATGAGAATAGAAACTCAGGGGAAATACTTGCAAGGAATATTAGAGAATGCGCAAAAAAGCCTGTCACTCGACATGAACTCATCCGGCAATCTTGAAGCAACACGCGCCGAGTTAACCAACTTCAACTTAGCGCTCTCGGATCTCATGCAAAATCTTAATTCCGAACAAAGGGAGGAAAACGTTACCAAATTTAGCCTCGATGGTAAGAAGGGACCGGTGACAGTAAAAGAAGAAATGAAGATCAAAACGGAGGGTGGCGGTGGTGGAACTGGAACCATCAGTTTTGATTTGAACACCGGAGGTAACTACGACTTCATTGGGACGAATCAGGATTTACTTGCACTCGGGTTTGCACGACAAAACTAGAGACGATCGTAATAATAATAGCATAATTCATATTTTCTGCAATAATTCATCTAAATTTTGATGATGCCAATTAATGCACGTGATGTAGCTAGATGGAGTAATGTTTTCATGGTGTTTGCCATAAATCACATTGGAATTAAATTGTAGATTTATAACATTTAACATGTATTttgagatgatgatgatggatggcTTCTCTTAAATTCATTTCAATAAAGTATTATATTCTAAACATCTTTTACCATTGTTTTGAATGATATTCCAACCAATGTTTTGAAAACTGGAACAAAATAAATTAACAAGAAACATAATACATGTGGTGGGAGCGCtagcgctagtcgggcggtgggtACTGACTAGCAACTAATCGGATTGAGATTTTTTTATGTAATCTtcagttttatatatatatatatatatatgcacacatTTTATGTGTAACTTTTTAGCAAGACTCATTTTTTAAGTAGTTGACCGGAAAATGAATTTGGCTGGTTATTGGCCAGAACTTATGATAACCACTGATTTTTTGGTCAACTAGGACTGTTGTTGACCGTCTAGCAATTAATTGGCTGATTAGAGGAAAATTACTCGATGAACCTCCGAGTAGCGATTAATCGACGACTAATCAGATGCTAGTCGGCATTTTTACAATACCATCCCACATGAGTGAAGATATATTTTTGCATATAAATTCGGAAACCGTTTACCGGTTCAACCTACCTGGTTTCCGGTCAAGGAAAACCGGATCAGCGGCTCAATCGGTTCCTGGTTTAATCAAATGGCTTCATACTCTCCTttagaaaccaaaccaaaccaagaCAAAATACACAACGAGCACGATAGTTGATGAATAGAGAGGAGCTCATATTAACGTTGGTAAAATGGTCTGATTTTAACGaccaaaaaggaaaaaaaaaacaaaatttagtTTTAACATGTTCTCTTAAAAACAAGAACAATTATATAGATAATAATCTAATATCCACTCAAGATTCAAGAATAAATTAGTTTTACTGGCTGGCTTCTAATTTCTCCTCCTTTTATCAGGTGGGGTCCCACTCCCGAGCCCGGGCCCGGGCCCGGGCCCACCACCCTTTCTTTTCCTATTACTGGACTTAGGTGACCTTGACCTGTATTCATCATCCATCATCCCCACTTCCCCTTCTTCCACTGGGTCAAAATCTTGACTTCTTGATGACTGCCCCTTATGTGAAGTAGAATGATATTGACCATCTTCCATATCATCATCattgaccgattttgaccaattATGTTTTCGGTTTTTCTCTGACTCAGCAGCCAACTCTATACCGTCTTCTAACTCTCTCTCGATTAGATCATCTTCGTCCATCAAATCCGTTTTCCGGGTCACATCACCGCCACGCGCTTTTCGTCTTTTTTCAAGAGCGGCTTTAACTTTATCTTTGTCGAGTCGTTTTATAGCGTCTTGCGGCGACTGCCCTTTGAATTTCTCCTTCGATGATTCCACTGCTTCCCGTCTTTCCTCATTCCTGTTACCATCTTCTGCCGTGTGACGCTCTTGTTGACTTTCGTTGACTTCAATGTCTCCCTTTACGTTCGGGCCTGATTGATCGAGAGTGGGCCTTGATGAGGTACCCGGCCGAGAATTGCTGTTGTTTGGACCGTCTTCGTCGTCAGGAAGAGATCGGGTGGGACCCTTTTGCGTAACCCCGCCATTTGTACTGCCGTCAACAACTTCGCTCGTTTGAGACGGTGCCACTCTGTTTTGCTCATACAGTTCCAGCATTTGGTTACTGACCTCTgcaaaatgattaaaaaaaattaaagaaaatcatcgaaatatatgtaaaaaaaattagagtaaaatgccattttcgtcgaccagttttgcgactttcgtctaaaggtttagttttccgcatctggatccaaaaagtttgaaaccgtgccattttcatccggctcgttaactccatccatttttctccgtcaagtcagaggtattttcgtcttttttgttaacttaaagggcaatttggtcttttgaatacttgtacattatgctaaatccttgtacataaagtgatttagcacaatgtacaagtattcaaaagatCGAATtgcctttaagttaacaaaaaagacggaaatgcccgtgacttaacaaagaaaaatggatggagatAACGACCCGGATGAAagtggcaagatttcaaaccctTTGGATttagatgcagaaaaacaaacctttggacaaaagtcgcaaaactggccaaacctcagggacagaaatggcattttactcttttctttTTATGAAAAGCAAAAAGCACAGACCCTCTAATTGACGTGGGGTGACATCGAACTCCTGCCACCAAACTTTTTCACCGTCTGACGGTAGTTTAACTTTGAGAAACTTGGCGGCAAGGAAAATAGCACCGGCGGCGATGTGGTGGGGTTTAAATTGCAAGCAAAGAGATGTCCGAAGCCTGCATGCCTCTTTTGCATGTCAAAATGGTACGACAGGCTGGCATTTTTACATAGAGAAACAACCACAAATTAAGAAATTATTACAGCAGCGTACCCATCGTTGACAAAATTCCAAGCAACTTGAGCAAGGGCATTTTGGGCAACTTTGAACTTCTTTATTGCTTCTACTAGTGGTTTATATGGATGATGCACGTTAAAATCGAAACCGAGAGTTGCAAGAACAACTCGCTCCCCGATTAATATTAATTCCTTTTGTTGTTCGTACACTTCCTGCTTcaaaaacatataataaaaaaaaccaaCTGAATAAGTTGTTCCTACACTTCCTGCTtcaaaaacaaataataaaatcCAACTGAATGACAGACtgtcttggttttaaaaagcgtaTAACGATTTGATGCGTTTTGATCCCAAAATCCGATGCGTGACGCGCGAAGCGCACGCATCACGTATGCGAGGTGTTCTTTatcaaaaaaatacaaaaaataatattttaacttgtCAACCTTTAAACACTCAAATCTAAGATACTTTCATCATTTATAGCCAGATTTGTTCAATCGATTGTCTAACTTGTTCAAATACTAGTCAACTGTATAAGGCGCCACATCGAACCACATCATGTGatgcgcgcattttaaaaccaagatgGATGTTAACCGGTAATGTCGGTTTGATGATTTCTTGAACCTAAACCAAAACCGAAAATACAGGTAACAGGTTAACCGATAATCAGTTAACCATTTTTTCCGGTCTGGTTATATGATTAACCAATTAGCTGTTTCTTTATTAAATATCTAGATTTTCAAACTTTAAATAGTTTTATTTGTTGTCATTATGAATGCAAACATCTCTTATTTACatgtaaattaaaaataaaataaataatttatattCTCATGAACTAATTCATAAAAAAGGCGAAATTAATGTCTCAAAGAAATGGCTATTATATATTACTATGCTGGTAAGTATATGACTATATGGgctaaaaaattaaaagttaaattGAGCCATTAGTTATTactaaacaaaaaaatatatatatagaagtGTTGACCTTTTTTGGTCAACCAATATATATCTAAACTTGATTTGTTTTTTCGGTTTAGCCTTCCGTCACCAAAATCTTGAAACATATCCCTGAACCGAAATTTTCAGAAAACTGGCTTGGTTAACCAAAAATATGTGGCGGTCCATCGGTTTTTCTGTTCGGTTTCAGATATTTTAAACACGCCTACATTCCAGATTTTACAGTTTGAACTCAAATGCACGACAATATCTAAAGAAAATTGTGGGTGGGTGGGTGTGTTGTTATACATATACGCACATATAACAAACCTAGAGAGCTAACAACTGAGTCTTTTTAGTAAAGTTAATGATACCTTCTGTTTAATTCTTTGTATAGCCTCGGGATCCTTTTTGTTATTGATTTCATAGGAAACAAGGATTACGTCTTTCAATGGACGAGGTGTTTCTTCAACCTTGCCTGCCAGAAACATGCAGACAGTTGCAATCGTCTGCAATCCAAGCATGTTACCCAACGATAACAATGTACTTAAAACAAGCTAAATTCGATTAAAAAAAGAAGCAAAACAAGAGTAAAGTTATGAGATGAAGCATAACTCACCCTCCTGTCATTCTTTGCATGTGATTGACGAAGAAAGAAACGGTGACAAAAGATTATAGCCGTAGCAATGGTTACCTGGGGCCTGCATGGAAATATCCAACACAATCCACATATTACTATAATAACTCGAAACAAAATAATTATTTTCAGTACGGAACACAGCAGGGCTATGTATAAAAAGCAGCATATATTGAAAATTAAGAATACTGCAACCTCCAAGATTGAAAGCATATCGATTATCAAGTGAAGCATGTATTTACAGTCTCTTTTCCTAGGGATCTGGAAGCACACAAAAAGGGCTCGGCAAGGGTATTTACTGCCAGGCTCAGGCTTGTCGGGTGGCGGCCTGGGAGGGGTTATCCCctccgcggtcaggggtaccgtgcattACCCTTTTTTTTTTCACAAAGAGTGAATTTAATCTGCCCTCAGCATAGTAGCATACCATTCTTTAATTTTAAGAATCCTACAGTCTTCAAGTCTGTTTTGATGTCTTTGTGTTAGGATCAAAGCACACATGGACACAATAAAAACAGTAAAGAACACGAGAGGTGTTACATGGTTTGATCCCGGTGTGCAACCTACGTCCATGGGGCAACTAGGGTTTTCGTATTATTGAGTGATAATGAACTACaagcttggttttaaaatgcgagCATAATGCATGATGCGCCCGATGCGCTAATGAGAACGCATCGCCACAAATGATGCGTTGCATTTACGTGATGCGAGTATATTGCGCACATTTCGCATGATGCGCTCATCGCATAATGTGCTCTGATGCACGCAACATTGTTTCTTATGTTTTTTTCCAGATTTTATGAACTGGGTTCGGTTTTTTCAATAATTAATATCTTAGTATGCTTGATTTGAACCAAAAAGCACAACTCTTATATTCTTATTGCGTCATTTGTTTTACTTcaagtatatttttataagtttttatgtataaataattttttgatatttttttataaagagCGCATCACGCAATTTAAAACCAAGACTACAAGTACAGGAGATATATTTATAGACTAGctaattagggtttaacccatACTAAACTTGCTAAACAAAAAGATAACGGGGCCCGTTAAGAGTCAGGGCCGGCTGGATCCTACTACTCCTCTCCTAATCCACTTGAAGCCACGTCCCAACATTTTGCTGTTCAAGCATTGTTACCATCGTGTTTTAAAATATAATCCGCCCTCAGCACGCCCTTATCTTTAAGTTTAAGAATCCTAACTTCTTCAAGTCTATTTTAATGTCTTACCGTCCAAGTGCTGTTACTTTTATATTTTAAGATATAATCTACCCTCAGCACGCCATTATCTTCTCTTGACGTCCTCCCTTTTATATGGATACTCTAGCCTTTATGGTGGTACAGACCATACTCCATAGAGAACAGACCATCTTTTACCTGACTTGGTTTTGCATTAAAAATTAACCCATCGTTTGCTCTGTTTTCTCTAAGCAGTCAATAGCGGTTAGCAGACCTCAAGGTGTGTAGCGATCCAAATAGCGGTGGCCTATAGCAGTTCCGCTATTAGCGGCGCTAAATACCGCTATTTGGAAACCTATATAGCGGTTATAGCAGTAACGCAGTAGAATGAGGCAACAGTGCAACACAGTAAAGCAGGTAGGTGTTTGATTGTGTTAATTCTTAAATTATGTTAGATTTGCAACAGGTTTTTGATAATGGAATGATATTACTATGaattttgatattactattaatatttttcaaagatatatttatatatatatatatatatatatatatatagggagccgctagaatgagaaccacctcgagttgtaagaaccgcgagaactacaccccacggagcgccgttcgccatgatttttttttacaagtagatgtgtatattataaacacggccgtaaaaaatcatggcgaacggcgctaagtggggtgtagttttttacaccacaagtttagtgaaaaaaaaagaaaaaagaaaaaaaattaaaaaacaccaaacttgtggtgtaaaaaactacaccgcacggagcgccgttcgccatgattttttacggctgtgtttataatacacacatctacttgtaaaaaaaaatcatggcgaacggcgctccgtggggtgtagttctcacggttcttacaactcggggtggttctcattctagcagccccctatatatatatatataaatacataaattATGCATGGTATAAAATTACCGCTATACAACCGCTATAACCTATATATCATATAGCGGACCTTGACCGCTATTCGATTTTGGACTGCTATAACTGCATAGGTTTTCTATTTATTAAAAATAGACTACTGCTTTAAATTTAGTTGCTAATGACTTAGAAAACATAAAAATGTAAGAAATTTAGACTTGTAAGTTCTTTTTATCCAGATAGAAAGAGAACATGAACCCATGGCCAAACTAGATGCTTGCCGAGGCACTATTTTACTTCTAACCTAGTAAAAGGGGGTCTATATGTGAATTTCATGGTTCTCAATCTCACAATGGAAAGATCTGGATCTCACAGAAGTAAAGTGTTAATGCTGGAGGTTTAGTTGTAATCACCCGGCAATCCGGCATATGACTATGCCCTTGGTAAACTAAATGATGCTATTCATTGCCATGGCATTGCACAAAGATTACAAGCAGAAATAAATATTTTTGTGTTTCAGTTAAGTGAAGTTAGCATTTTGGGATACTGAGATGCTATGCAGTTATAGCGGTCCAAAACCAAATAGCGGCAAGGTTTAAAAGTACGGAATCGTGcctcgaggcgttttccctttgCCTCACGAGACGGAATTAAAAAGTAAAATACTAACTAAttttatcatcagattcatcaataACATAGAAAAAAGACATGAAATgtttgaaattgacacaaaaagtcaaaacatcaaaaacaaatatCAAAACCCCCTAAGACAGCTTTTCTTAGCACCTCAGCTCTATGAGGCGCACGTACAGTATACCCCCCTGAGGCGCCACCTCAGACTCGTTTTTTGGGCGCACGCCTCAGCAGTTTTTTTAAACCATGAATATCGGTCAAGGTCCGCTATTTGATATATAGGTTACAGCGGTGGTATATCGGTAATTTTTATACCATGCAGaatttatgtgtgtgtgtgtatatatatatatatatttgaaaaatATTAAGAGTAATATCAAAATTCAGAGTAATATCATGCTGTAAGATTCCAAAATTAAATTCTCAGCAGCCTATAGCACCGAAGAACCATGAAGATTCGAAAATAACCAACGATCTCAGCAGCCTATAGCACCGAAGAACCAGCAGCGATGAAGATTGAACTTTGTTTGAAGAACCAGCGATGTTGCACCGCGCACACATTACTAGATTAGGTTTAATTAAAGTTTGGACCTTTAGTTTTGGCCccaaattaaaagaaaatttgattTTTTGTGGGCTTTTCCCTACTTTTGGCCCTAAATTAAAAGACCTATAAAAGCGGTGCTAGAACGCTATAAAGGAATCAAAATAGCGGCCTATAGCAACGATAATAGCAGAACCGCTATTTTTTTTTGGAACGGCTAAAATATTTCCACACCTGATTTTTGCAGGATTTGAACCCACAACCACTTGGTTGGGAATGCACCACTTTACCACCAGGCAATCCCCTTGGGGATCAGAACCGCTATTTTGACCGCTTTGTAATCTGAGGTCCGCTAACCGCTATACCAGTGCTATAGCACCGCTGTTGACTGCATAGCTGAGATGTCACACATACAACAATACTGTGTATGGATGTATAATGAATGAACTTTAAAGCTATCACAAAAGCATGATGACAAGAATGAAGGTAAAATTATGAGAAAGCAAAACTGCAACCGTCAGTACGATGATCCTAGAAAACTTTATAACTGCAAACTCTTAAGCTGACCAACTTAAAATGATGGGGATTCTGTAGGCCCGTAAATATGACTGATACAAGTAT encodes:
- the LOC110920740 gene encoding cyclin-T1-3 isoform X1, which codes for MTALLSSDPMHFGMYEGGPYRHSDDKTEETGGRWYFSRKEIEENSPSRPDGIDLKKETYLRKSYCTFLQDLGMRLKVPQVTIATAIIFCHRFFLRQSHAKNDRRTIATVCMFLAGKVEETPRPLKDVILVSYEINNKKDPEAIQRIKQKQEVYEQQKELILIGERVVLATLGFDFNVHHPYKPLVEAIKKFKVAQNALAQVAWNFVNDGLRTSLCLQFKPHHIAAGAIFLAAKFLKVKLPSDGEKVWWQEFDVTPRQLEEVSNQMLELYEQNRVAPSQTSEVVDGSTNGGVTQKGPTRSLPDDEDGPNNSNSRPGTSSRPTLDQSGPNVKGDIEVNESQQERHTAEDGNRNEERREAVESSKEKFKGQSPQDAIKRLDKDKVKAALEKRRKARGGDVTRKTDLMDEDDLIERELEDGIELAAESEKNRKHNWSKSVNDDDMEDGQYHSTSHKGQSSRSQDFDPVEEGEVGMMDDEYRSRSPKSSNRKRKGGGPGPGPGLGSGTPPDKRRRN
- the LOC110922075 gene encoding myb family transcription factor PHL11 — encoded protein: MDGRYGGVSGGSGGGCYEFEGGGVVMTRDPKPRLRWTADLHDRFVDAVTKLGGPDKATPKSVLRLMGLKGLTLYHLKSHLQKYRLGQQAKKQNNGDPNNENSGDSYEPYNMHSTGTSSNSLRTNHEPAGEIPIADALLCQIETQKRLQEQFEVQKKLQMRIETQGKYLQGILENAQKSLSLDMNSSGNLEATRAELTNFNLALSDLMQNLNSEQREENVTKFSLDGKKGPVTVKEEMKIKTEGGGGGTGTISFDLNTGGNYDFIGTNQDLLALGFARQN
- the LOC110920740 gene encoding cyclin-T1-3 isoform X2, with amino-acid sequence MTALLSSDPMHFGMYEGGPYRHSDDKTEETGGRWYFSRKEIEENSPSRPDGIDLKKETYLRKSYCTFLQDLGMRLKVPQVTIATAIIFCHRFFLRQSHAKNDRRTIATVCMFLAGKVEETPRPLKDVILVSYEINNKKDPEAIQRIKQKEVYEQQKELILIGERVVLATLGFDFNVHHPYKPLVEAIKKFKVAQNALAQVAWNFVNDGLRTSLCLQFKPHHIAAGAIFLAAKFLKVKLPSDGEKVWWQEFDVTPRQLEEVSNQMLELYEQNRVAPSQTSEVVDGSTNGGVTQKGPTRSLPDDEDGPNNSNSRPGTSSRPTLDQSGPNVKGDIEVNESQQERHTAEDGNRNEERREAVESSKEKFKGQSPQDAIKRLDKDKVKAALEKRRKARGGDVTRKTDLMDEDDLIERELEDGIELAAESEKNRKHNWSKSVNDDDMEDGQYHSTSHKGQSSRSQDFDPVEEGEVGMMDDEYRSRSPKSSNRKRKGGGPGPGPGLGSGTPPDKRRRN